A single region of the Solwaraspora sp. WMMD406 genome encodes:
- a CDS encoding IS701 family transposase, with protein MVGSWDAGLEELFFRFAHRFERVEPRRRAWAYVRGLLAPLERRNGWTLAEQAGHVSPDGLQGMLCSAAWDRDAVRDDVRDYVVERIGDPAGVLVADETGFIKKGRASAGVQRQYSGTAGKTENCQIGTFLCYATARGRALIDRELYLPKSWTDDRDRCRAAAIPEEVGFATKPQQAQAMVERAIEARVPFSWFTADEAYGQNPGLRGWLEDQDIAYVMATRCDDEVPSGLRTTLRVDELVARVRAGAWQRLSCGDGARGPRRYDWARVPIRRTFAHGRRGWVLARRSISDPGEIAYYVCFGRRGTRLRELVRVAGSRWSVEESFQTAKNEVGLDQYQVRRYDAWYAHITLAMAAAAFLVVTRAAEAAKGAPPQASAA; from the coding sequence GTGGTCGGGTCGTGGGATGCCGGGTTGGAGGAGTTGTTCTTCCGGTTCGCACATCGGTTTGAGCGGGTGGAGCCCCGGCGGCGGGCGTGGGCGTATGTGCGGGGGTTGTTGGCGCCGTTGGAGCGGCGGAACGGGTGGACTCTCGCGGAGCAGGCTGGGCATGTGTCGCCGGACGGGTTGCAGGGCATGTTGTGCAGCGCGGCGTGGGACCGGGACGCGGTCCGCGATGACGTGCGCGACTACGTCGTGGAGCGGATCGGCGATCCGGCCGGGGTGCTTGTCGCCGATGAGACCGGGTTCATCAAGAAGGGCCGCGCCTCGGCGGGAGTCCAGAGGCAGTACTCGGGCACGGCGGGCAAGACCGAGAACTGTCAGATCGGCACGTTCCTGTGCTACGCCACGGCGCGGGGTCGGGCGTTGATCGACCGGGAGTTGTACCTGCCGAAGTCGTGGACCGATGACCGGGACCGGTGCCGGGCGGCGGCGATCCCGGAAGAGGTGGGGTTCGCCACGAAGCCGCAGCAGGCACAGGCCATGGTGGAGCGGGCGATCGAGGCGCGGGTGCCGTTCTCGTGGTTCACGGCGGACGAGGCCTACGGGCAGAACCCGGGCCTGCGGGGCTGGCTGGAGGATCAGGACATCGCCTATGTGATGGCCACCCGCTGTGACGACGAGGTGCCCTCCGGACTGCGCACCACCCTGCGTGTCGATGAGCTGGTCGCGAGGGTGCGTGCGGGCGCGTGGCAGCGCCTGTCGTGCGGTGATGGCGCGCGCGGGCCACGCCGCTACGACTGGGCCCGGGTACCGATCCGGCGCACCTTCGCCCACGGCCGCCGCGGCTGGGTCCTCGCCCGACGCTCGATCAGCGACCCTGGCGAGATCGCCTACTACGTCTGCTTCGGCCGACGCGGCACCCGACTGCGTGAGTTGGTGCGGGTCGCCGGCAGTCGCTGGTCGGTGGAGGAGTCGTTCCAGACCGCGAAGAACGAGGTCGGCCTGGACCAGTACCAGGTCCGCCGCTACGACGCCTGGTACGCCCACATCACCCTCGCGATGGCCGCCGCCGCGTTCCTCGTCGTCACCCGCGCCGCCGAGGCCGCAAAGGGGGCACCACCCCAAGCGAGCGCAGCCTGA
- a CDS encoding urease accessory protein UreD, protein MRARARLVAEVDATGRTRLASLRGEPPLVLRRTGPRTAGDGDSDAGEVEVHLVGAAAGPLAGDDLRLDVEVGAGARLCLRTVAASLALPGAGGGRSVLEMVVRVAAGGALRWLPEPLIAAAGCDHVSRSVVELADGASLVWREELVCGRAGEPSGDARIDTVVRYAGQTLLRTDLAVGPRAAGWAGPAVLAGAKATGSMLVVRPEWADGGAPTAAPLGPGAALLPLAGGPAVLVTATGPTAHQVRAHLDRAADQAPAAVS, encoded by the coding sequence ATGCGCGCTCGCGCGCGGCTGGTCGCCGAGGTCGACGCCACCGGGCGGACCCGGCTGGCCAGCCTGCGCGGCGAACCGCCGCTGGTGCTGCGCCGCACCGGCCCCCGGACGGCCGGCGACGGCGACTCCGACGCCGGTGAGGTCGAGGTCCATCTGGTCGGGGCGGCGGCCGGCCCGCTCGCCGGCGACGACCTGCGCCTGGACGTCGAGGTCGGGGCGGGGGCGCGGTTGTGCCTGCGTACGGTCGCCGCGTCGCTGGCGCTGCCCGGGGCCGGCGGCGGCCGGTCGGTGCTGGAGATGGTGGTCCGGGTCGCGGCCGGCGGGGCGCTGCGCTGGCTGCCGGAGCCGCTGATCGCCGCCGCCGGCTGTGACCACGTTTCCCGGTCGGTGGTGGAGCTGGCCGACGGGGCGTCGCTGGTGTGGCGTGAGGAACTGGTCTGCGGGCGGGCCGGCGAACCGTCCGGTGACGCCCGGATCGACACGGTCGTACGGTACGCCGGTCAGACGTTGCTGCGGACCGACCTGGCGGTGGGGCCGCGCGCGGCCGGCTGGGCCGGACCGGCGGTGCTGGCCGGGGCGAAGGCGACCGGTTCGATGCTGGTCGTGCGGCCCGAGTGGGCCGACGGTGGGGCACCGACGGCCGCCCCGCTCGGGCCGGGCGCGGCGCTGCTGCCGCTGGCCGGTGGCCCGGCGGTGCTGGTGACGGCGACCGGGCCGACCGCCCATCAGGTCCGCGCCCACCTCGACCGCGCGGCCGATCAGGCGCCGGCGGCGGTGAGCTGA
- a CDS encoding urease subunit beta has protein sequence MSAPPTPSGTDGGPVVPGEVIPGDRPIVLNSGRPVLTLAVVNTGDRPVQVGSHYHFAEANPALDFDRAAAWGHRLAVAAGTSVRFEPGVDREVTLVPFGGRRIVAGLRGECAGELDGRGPATAAGTDEAGGPA, from the coding sequence GTGAGTGCACCACCCACGCCGTCGGGCACCGACGGCGGCCCAGTCGTTCCCGGCGAAGTCATCCCCGGCGACCGGCCGATCGTCCTCAACTCCGGTCGGCCGGTGCTGACCCTGGCCGTGGTCAACACCGGGGACCGGCCGGTGCAGGTCGGTTCGCACTACCACTTCGCCGAGGCCAATCCGGCGCTGGACTTCGACCGGGCCGCCGCCTGGGGTCACCGGCTGGCGGTGGCCGCCGGCACGTCGGTACGGTTCGAGCCCGGCGTGGACCGCGAGGTCACCCTGGTGCCGTTCGGCGGTCGGCGGATCGTGGCCGGCCTGCGCGGCGAATGCGCCGGCGAGTTGGACGGACGGGGCCCGGCCACGGCGGCGGGCACCGACGAGGCGGGAGGCCCGGCGTGA
- the ureG gene encoding urease accessory protein UreG, with product MPHTHPEPGVDPHPPRVPDGSPALRIGIGGPVGSGKTALVAALCRALADELRLAVVTNDIYTTEDADFLLRNGVLPAERVRAVETGCCPHTAIRDDISANLDAIEELSEQLGTLDLVLVESGGDNLTATFSRGLVDQQIFVVDVAGGDKVPRKGGPGVSTADLLVINKTDLAPLVNADLSVMQRDAAARRGDLPTVFLSLVRDPKATPVADWIRGLLRERAQASAAVAG from the coding sequence GTGCCGCACACCCACCCGGAGCCGGGCGTCGACCCGCACCCGCCGAGGGTGCCCGACGGCTCCCCCGCCCTGCGGATCGGCATCGGCGGGCCGGTCGGCTCCGGCAAGACGGCGCTGGTCGCCGCGCTGTGCCGGGCGCTCGCCGACGAGCTGCGGCTCGCCGTGGTCACCAACGACATCTACACCACGGAGGACGCCGATTTCCTGCTGCGCAACGGGGTGTTGCCGGCGGAGCGGGTCCGGGCGGTGGAGACCGGCTGCTGCCCGCACACGGCGATCCGGGACGACATCTCGGCCAACCTGGACGCGATCGAGGAGCTGTCCGAGCAGTTGGGCACGCTCGACCTGGTGCTGGTGGAGTCTGGTGGCGACAACCTGACGGCCACGTTCAGCCGGGGCCTGGTCGATCAGCAGATCTTCGTGGTCGACGTGGCCGGCGGCGACAAGGTGCCGCGTAAGGGCGGGCCGGGGGTCAGCACCGCCGACCTGCTGGTGATCAACAAGACGGATCTGGCGCCGCTGGTCAACGCCGATCTGTCGGTGATGCAGCGTGACGCCGCCGCCCGCCGGGGCGATCTGCCGACGGTGTTCCTGTCGCTGGTGCGCGACCCCAAGGCGACGCCGGTCGCGGACTGGATCCGGGGGCTGCTGCGCGAGCGGGCCCAGGCGTCGGCGGCGGTCGCCGGCTGA
- a CDS encoding helix-turn-helix transcriptional regulator, giving the protein MQRAELADFLRRRRGAIRPVEVGIADGPRRRTTGLRREEVAMLAGMSVDYVVRLEQGRSSQPSPQLLGALSRALRLSDDERDHLFHLAGHQPPPADGTARLARAGLVRMLDRLRDTPALVLSDLGEVLAQNRASVLLTGDQTGHHGDRRYLVFRWFTDPESRATHPQREWEHQSRQLVADLRATAGRRSGDPMVTGLVGRLRSASADFRRLWDDHEVAVRRADRKTVVHPQVGSLLLDCETLVTPDQRQLLLVLTPADDDARERLALLLVLGTEEFQTGSAAAQR; this is encoded by the coding sequence ATGCAGCGTGCTGAGCTCGCCGACTTCCTGCGTCGCCGCCGTGGGGCGATCCGCCCGGTCGAGGTCGGCATTGCCGACGGTCCGCGTCGGCGGACCACCGGACTGCGCCGGGAGGAGGTCGCGATGCTCGCCGGCATGTCGGTGGACTACGTCGTACGCCTGGAACAGGGCCGCAGCAGTCAGCCGTCGCCCCAGTTGCTCGGTGCGTTGTCGCGGGCGTTGCGCCTGTCCGACGACGAACGCGACCACCTGTTCCACCTGGCCGGACACCAGCCACCACCCGCCGACGGGACAGCCCGCCTGGCCCGCGCCGGCCTGGTGCGCATGCTCGACAGGCTCCGCGACACGCCGGCCCTGGTGCTGTCCGACCTGGGAGAGGTGCTCGCCCAGAACCGGGCGTCAGTGCTGCTCACCGGAGACCAGACCGGCCACCACGGCGACCGGCGTTACCTCGTGTTCCGATGGTTCACCGATCCTGAATCCCGTGCCACCCACCCGCAGCGGGAGTGGGAACACCAGTCCCGTCAGCTGGTGGCCGATCTACGGGCGACCGCCGGCCGCCGCAGCGGCGACCCCATGGTCACCGGGCTCGTCGGGCGTCTGCGGTCAGCAAGCGCCGACTTCCGGCGACTCTGGGACGACCACGAGGTGGCGGTCCGACGCGCCGACCGCAAAACCGTCGTCCATCCGCAGGTGGGCAGCCTCCTGCTCGACTGCGAGACACTGGTCACGCCCGATCAGCGGCAGCTGCTGCTGGTGCTGACCCCGGCCGACGACGACGCCCGCGAACGGCTGGCACTGCTGCTCGTGCTCGGCACCGAGGAGTTCCAGACCGGGTCCGCAGCAGCGCAGCGGTGA
- a CDS encoding aldo/keto reductase: MENVTMPTRTLGRAGPAVSALGLGAMGMSGDGYGPADRAESIATVHAALDAGVTLIDTGDFYGAGHNELLLAEALRGRDRDSYLLSVKFGGLRTPDHGFGGQDNRPEAVRNFVAYSLTRLGTDCIDIYRPARLDPAVPIEETVGAIKELVDAGYVRHIGLSEVDAATIRRAHAVHPIVDLQIEYSLISRAVEAEVLPTLRELAIGLTAYGVLGRGLISGHWSTDYTAGPGDLRGLGLIPRFADGNVEHNLALVEALRRVAGAKGCTVAQLAIAWVAAQAADIVPLVGARTRERLAEALPAARLHLTADDLAEIEQAVPKGSARGDRYPSAFMASLGVGN, from the coding sequence ATGGAGAACGTCACGATGCCGACCCGGACCCTGGGCCGGGCCGGGCCGGCGGTTTCCGCGCTGGGGCTGGGCGCGATGGGCATGTCGGGTGACGGCTACGGCCCGGCCGACCGGGCGGAGAGCATCGCCACCGTGCACGCCGCGCTGGACGCTGGCGTCACGCTGATCGACACTGGCGACTTCTACGGGGCGGGTCACAACGAGTTGCTGCTCGCCGAGGCGCTGCGCGGCCGGGACCGGGACAGCTACCTGCTGAGTGTCAAGTTCGGTGGGCTGCGTACGCCGGACCACGGGTTCGGTGGGCAGGACAATCGCCCGGAGGCGGTACGGAACTTTGTGGCGTACTCGCTGACCCGGCTGGGCACCGACTGCATCGACATCTATCGTCCGGCCCGGCTGGATCCAGCGGTGCCGATCGAGGAAACGGTGGGTGCGATCAAGGAGTTGGTCGACGCCGGGTACGTCCGGCACATCGGCCTCTCCGAGGTCGACGCGGCGACGATCCGTCGGGCGCACGCCGTACATCCGATCGTCGATCTGCAGATCGAGTACTCGCTGATCTCCCGCGCGGTGGAGGCCGAGGTCCTGCCCACCTTGCGGGAGCTGGCTATCGGCCTGACCGCGTACGGCGTGCTCGGCCGGGGGCTGATCTCCGGGCACTGGAGCACCGACTACACCGCCGGTCCCGGCGACTTGCGCGGGCTCGGTCTGATCCCCCGGTTCGCCGACGGAAACGTGGAGCACAACCTGGCCCTGGTGGAGGCGCTGCGCCGGGTCGCCGGGGCCAAGGGGTGCACCGTCGCCCAGTTGGCGATCGCCTGGGTGGCCGCGCAAGCTGCGGACATCGTCCCGCTGGTCGGCGCACGTACCCGGGAACGGCTGGCCGAGGCGTTGCCGGCGGCGCGGTTGCACCTCACCGCCGACGACCTCGCCGAGATAGAGCAGGCGGTGCCGAAGGGCTCGGCGCGGGGCGACCGCTATCCGTCGGCGTTCATGGCCAGCCTCGGCGTCGGTAACTGA
- a CDS encoding urease accessory UreF family protein produces MSGLATLLVLADGRLPSGAHAHSSGLEAAVVAGRVKDLDTLAGFLTGRLATGGRTAAAFAAAAAGAPTSDAASGGATARLDALDDGLDARTPSPALRRASRTQGRALLRAGRGIWAMPAGGRRDRHQPVALGVVTAAAGLGPAQAALTAAYGAVTGPASAAVRLLGLDPYAVHGLLARLAPQIDAVAAETAAMADWPVDDLPAGSAPIPEVDAEHHATWEVRLFAS; encoded by the coding sequence ATGAGCGGGCTCGCCACGCTGCTGGTGCTCGCCGACGGCCGGTTGCCGTCCGGCGCGCACGCGCACTCCAGCGGTCTGGAGGCGGCGGTGGTCGCCGGCCGGGTCAAGGACCTGGACACCCTGGCCGGGTTCCTGACCGGGCGGCTGGCCACCGGTGGGCGCACCGCCGCCGCGTTCGCGGCTGCCGCGGCCGGCGCACCGACCTCCGACGCCGCCTCCGGGGGCGCGACGGCCAGGCTGGACGCGCTCGACGACGGGCTCGACGCCCGTACCCCGTCGCCGGCGCTGCGCCGCGCGTCGCGGACCCAGGGCCGGGCGTTGCTGCGGGCCGGCCGGGGCATCTGGGCGATGCCGGCCGGCGGCCGACGGGACCGCCACCAGCCGGTGGCGCTCGGCGTGGTGACCGCCGCCGCCGGGCTCGGTCCGGCGCAGGCGGCGCTGACCGCCGCGTACGGTGCGGTCACCGGCCCGGCCAGCGCCGCCGTGCGGCTGCTCGGCCTCGACCCGTACGCGGTGCACGGGCTGCTGGCCCGGCTCGCCCCGCAGATCGACGCGGTCGCCGCCGAAACGGCGGCCATGGCGGACTGGCCGGTCGACGACCTGCCCGCCGGGTCGGCCCCGATCCCGGAGGTCGACGCCGAACACCATGCCACCTGGGAGGTGCGTCTCTTTGCGTCCTGA
- a CDS encoding maleylpyruvate isomerase N-terminal domain-containing protein, whose protein sequence is MTYTVPAHRWTLTRTALRAAGDRFRTLLTDGTDPTAMATREWTVADSAAHVLSIAVLYVALVEDSDVAVRIPDIETILPATNVDTVADVNDHVLRHFTERDPDRLADQLGEAIDAILVATTRTPPETTLPWLGDARVPVCGVLAHLVNELLVHGWDMARAVRRPWPIPDDHAALYWDQFFLGMLHHDYGVLLDTSLPMPKRPIAVRFRSAYTPTATIVLGDRRIRLAPPDHPVDVQVRFRPARFNLMLFGRTSTAVAALRRDVVISGPRPWRLPAFLRVVHMPNARLAPNTATAGRCFGC, encoded by the coding sequence ATGACCTACACCGTCCCCGCGCACCGCTGGACCCTCACCCGGACCGCGTTACGCGCCGCCGGGGACAGGTTCCGAACGCTGCTGACCGACGGCACCGACCCGACGGCCATGGCCACCCGCGAGTGGACCGTGGCCGACTCGGCCGCGCACGTACTCAGCATCGCGGTGCTCTACGTCGCACTCGTCGAGGACAGCGACGTGGCGGTGCGGATACCCGACATCGAGACGATCCTGCCCGCGACGAACGTCGACACGGTCGCCGACGTCAACGACCACGTCCTGCGGCACTTCACCGAGCGCGACCCCGATCGCCTCGCCGACCAGCTCGGCGAGGCGATCGACGCGATCCTCGTCGCCACCACCCGGACGCCGCCGGAGACCACCCTGCCGTGGCTCGGCGACGCCCGGGTCCCCGTCTGCGGCGTGCTCGCCCACCTGGTCAACGAACTGCTGGTGCACGGCTGGGACATGGCGAGGGCGGTACGCCGCCCGTGGCCGATCCCCGACGACCACGCCGCCCTCTACTGGGACCAGTTCTTCCTCGGCATGCTTCACCACGACTACGGCGTGCTGCTCGACACCTCGCTGCCGATGCCGAAACGACCGATCGCGGTGCGGTTCCGCTCCGCGTACACGCCGACCGCGACGATCGTGCTCGGCGACCGACGGATCCGGCTCGCGCCCCCCGACCACCCCGTCGACGTCCAGGTACGGTTCCGGCCGGCCCGGTTCAACCTGATGCTGTTCGGCCGGACCAGCACCGCCGTCGCCGCGCTTCGCCGTGACGTGGTGATCAGCGGGCCGAGACCGTGGCGACTCCCGGCGTTCCTGCGCGTGGTCCACATGCCGAACGCGCGGCTCGCGCCTAATACTGCAACGGCGGGTCGTTGCTTCGGCTGCTGA
- a CDS encoding urease subunit alpha, translating into MSTLDRRRYAALLGPTAGDRIRLADTNLLIEVEEDRCAPRGADGTPAYGDEVVFGGGKVIRESMGQSRATRAEGAPDTVITGVVVLDHWGIVKADVGIRDGRIVALGKAGNPDTMDGVHPDLVIGPGTEIIAGNGKILTAGAIDSHVHLICPQVLETALASGVTTIMGGGTGPAEGTKATTVTPGPWHLGMMFAALDPWPVNVLLLGKGNTVSEDSMWEQLRGGAGGFKLHEDWGTTPAAIDACLRVADASGVQVAIHTDTLNEAGYVESTLAAIAGRSIHAYHTEGAGGGHAPDIMRVAAEPNVLPSSTNPTRPHTRNTLDEHLDMLMVCHHLNPSVPEDLAFAESRIRPSTMAGEDILHDLGAISMIGSDSQAMGRVGEVILRTWQTAHVMKARRGALPGDGAADNMRARRYVAKYTICPAVAHGLEGEIGSVEPGKLADLVLWDPVFFGVRPQVVIKGGMIAWAQMGDANASIPTPQPMLPRPMFGAYGTVPAATSLAFVAPVAIDDNLGDRLNGVRRRLAPVADTRGRGKADMPLNDATPRIEIDADTFTVRIDGETVEAAPATELPMAQRYFLF; encoded by the coding sequence GTGAGCACCCTGGACCGACGGCGGTACGCCGCCCTGCTGGGACCGACCGCCGGTGACCGGATCCGGCTGGCCGACACCAACCTGCTGATCGAGGTCGAGGAGGACCGCTGCGCGCCGCGCGGCGCCGACGGCACCCCCGCGTACGGCGACGAGGTGGTCTTCGGCGGTGGCAAGGTGATCCGCGAGTCGATGGGTCAGTCCCGGGCGACCCGCGCCGAGGGCGCCCCGGACACGGTGATCACCGGTGTGGTGGTGCTGGACCACTGGGGCATCGTCAAGGCCGACGTCGGCATCCGCGACGGCCGGATCGTGGCGCTCGGCAAGGCCGGCAACCCGGACACCATGGACGGCGTACATCCGGATCTGGTGATCGGGCCGGGCACCGAGATCATCGCCGGCAACGGCAAGATCCTCACCGCCGGGGCGATCGACAGCCACGTCCATCTGATCTGTCCGCAGGTCCTGGAGACGGCGCTGGCCAGCGGCGTCACCACGATCATGGGTGGCGGGACCGGACCGGCCGAGGGCACCAAGGCGACCACGGTCACCCCGGGTCCGTGGCATCTGGGCATGATGTTCGCCGCGCTGGACCCGTGGCCGGTCAACGTGCTGCTGCTCGGCAAGGGCAACACGGTCAGCGAAGACTCGATGTGGGAGCAGCTGCGCGGCGGTGCCGGCGGCTTCAAGCTGCACGAGGACTGGGGCACCACGCCGGCGGCGATCGACGCCTGTCTGCGGGTGGCCGACGCGTCCGGGGTCCAGGTGGCGATCCACACCGACACCCTCAACGAAGCCGGGTACGTCGAGTCGACGCTGGCGGCGATCGCCGGCCGGTCGATTCACGCGTACCACACCGAAGGGGCCGGTGGCGGGCACGCGCCGGACATCATGCGGGTGGCGGCCGAGCCGAACGTGCTGCCGTCGTCGACCAACCCGACCCGCCCGCACACCCGTAACACCCTCGACGAGCACCTCGACATGCTGATGGTCTGCCACCATCTCAATCCGAGCGTGCCGGAGGACCTGGCGTTCGCCGAGAGCCGGATCCGGCCGTCCACGATGGCCGGTGAGGACATCCTGCACGACCTGGGCGCGATCTCGATGATCGGCTCTGACTCGCAGGCGATGGGCCGGGTCGGCGAGGTGATCCTGCGGACCTGGCAGACGGCGCACGTGATGAAGGCTCGCCGGGGCGCGTTGCCCGGCGACGGCGCCGCCGACAACATGCGGGCCCGGCGGTACGTCGCCAAGTACACGATCTGTCCGGCGGTGGCGCACGGCCTGGAAGGCGAGATCGGCTCGGTGGAGCCGGGCAAGCTGGCTGACCTGGTGCTGTGGGATCCGGTCTTCTTCGGCGTACGGCCGCAGGTGGTGATCAAAGGCGGCATGATCGCCTGGGCGCAGATGGGTGACGCGAACGCGTCGATTCCGACCCCGCAGCCGATGCTGCCGAGGCCGATGTTCGGCGCGTACGGCACCGTTCCGGCCGCGACCAGCCTGGCGTTCGTGGCCCCGGTGGCGATCGACGACAACCTCGGTGACCGGCTCAACGGGGTCCGCCGCCGGCTCGCCCCGGTGGCCGACACCCGGGGTCGGGGCAAGGCGGACATGCCGCTCAACGACGCCACCCCACGGATCGAGATCGACGCGGACACCTTCACCGTCCGGATCGACGGGGAGACCGTGGAGGCGGCTCCGGCGACGGAGCTGCCGATGGCTCAGCGCTACTTCCTGTTCTGA
- a CDS encoding urease subunit gamma: MFLTRHEQERLLIHVAADVAWKRRERGIRLNHPEATAVITAFLLEGARDGRSVAELMEAGRHVLGREDVLDGVPEMLPEVQVEATFPDGTKLVTVHEPIS, encoded by the coding sequence TTGTTTCTCACCCGGCACGAGCAGGAGCGACTGCTCATCCACGTCGCAGCGGACGTGGCCTGGAAACGCCGTGAGAGGGGCATCCGGCTCAACCACCCGGAGGCGACCGCGGTGATCACCGCCTTCCTGTTGGAAGGTGCCCGGGACGGCCGCAGCGTGGCGGAGCTGATGGAGGCCGGGCGTCACGTGCTCGGCCGCGAGGACGTGCTCGACGGAGTGCCGGAGATGCTCCCCGAGGTGCAGGTGGAAGCCACCTTCCCCGACGGGACCAAGCTGGTGACCGTACACGAGCCGATCTCCTAG